A stretch of DNA from Campylobacter gracilis:
CATACTTGCCCTGCTTTTCGTGCTTTACTTTACCGACTACGTCATAAATGCCCAAAAGATCGGTGCAGAAGCGACGATGACGCCGGAATTTGCCCAAATCCACGCGGCTAGCGAATGGTGCATGAAACTCATCATCGTATTTCAAACAGTGCTGTTTTTCGCAAAAATCCTCCCCGCCCTCGCCGCGAAAAAGGTAGCACCGGAGCAAAGCGCAGCCGATGCAGATTAAAATTTACTACGAAGATACCGACGCGCAGGGCATCGTGTATCACGCCAACTACATAAAATTTTGCGAGCGGGCGCGCAGCGAGGCGCTTATGCAGGCGGGAGTGGACTTCGCGCGCGCGGACGCACACTTCGTGGTTAGCGAGCTTTGCGCTAAATTTCTCCGCCCCGCGCGCCTCGGCGATACGCTTGAAATTAGTACGAGCCTAGCCGCGCTTAAAAACGCCAGCGCCCTTTTGCGGCAAGAAATTTATAAGATCAAAGATATTAAAAACATGGATTTCAGCGAGCTTTTATACGCGCAGGACGTAAAAATCGCCTTCGTAAAAGAGGGCAGGCCGATCAAATTTAGCGCCGAAATTTTAGAATTTTTCAAATCTTTGAGATAAATTTATTTCACGAGTTCAAATTTACCTAGTCGTGCGGTTCAAACATAGCTCAGACCGGCTTTTTGGCGTAAAATCCAAGAATACGCAGAGCTCTTAGGCAAAATAAAATTTGCAGGCTAGATAAAATTTTACGACACAAAATTTCGCTCGGCATTGAGGTTCAAATTTAACGCTACGCCACGACATTAACCCCTCACGCGCCCGAGATAGAAATCAAAATGAAATATCATAATTTTGCAATGGCGTTAAATTTTACCTTGCCCCGCTCCGCCGCTTTATGAAATTTCTCGCCTTTAAATTTAAACCCGCGCAGATCGAGTCTGTGTTTTGCCTCGCTAACCCCGCTCGTCCGTGAAATTTAAGCAGGCTAAATTCGCCCCGTCCGCTCGCACGCCGCAATGAAAATCGCGGCGTGCGCGCAAAAAGCTGCGCACAAAATCAAAATAGCACGCAAAGAAAGCGCCAAATGCGCCTCACAGCAGCCCTTTTATCTTTTGCAGATCCTCTTTGAAAAGCTCCGCCTTGCTCGGATTTTGCGCGATGAATGCGGGATCGAAGCTCGGCACGAAGCTAATGCCGCCCTCGTTAAAGACCGAGCCGTGCAGCACGTCCATGCCCGCTAGATCGCCATTTCGTAGCACGATTTTGCAGCAGAGTTCCCCTAGGCAGAGCACGATTTTGGGCTTTAAAATTTTGATTTCATCGGTCAGATAGGGCGCGCATTTTAAAATTATTTCCGAGCTTATGCGCCTATTTTGCGGCACCGCGCACCTTATCAGAAAGCTAAAATAAATTTCTTTTGGCGCGCAAATTTGATCTAGCGCCGCTGCCACTTCAGCCTCCAAACCGCAGCCAAAACCCTCGCTAGAGCTAGGCGCGAGAGCTACGATCATAAGTTTTACGTTCGCGGGAGTTTTAAAATTTTTGATAGTTTTGAAATTTTTAAAATTTTGCTCGCTAGAGCTCGTGCGCGTTTTAGCAAGCTCGCAGAGATTGCACTCGGCGGTAGCGGATTTTAGCGCGTCCAGCGCCTTGAAAAATCGCGCGCCGCCGCTTAAAATTTCGGCGCTTACGTAGCGGTAGCCGAACGCTTTGTAATAAAGCAGCCTGCGTAGTTGCGAGCTTTGCACGGCGCGCCTACGATCTGTTTAAATTTCGCGCGACGAATCCGCGATCAAACTGCGCCAAATCTTTGTAAAATTCCGCTCTAAAGCCCTGCTCGCGCAAAAACGCCGACAAGCTCTGCTTTTGATCGTAGCCCATCTCGCAGGCTAGAAATTTTGCGCGCCGTGCGGCGATCAGCACGATGCGTTTTAAAATTTCATCCCCCCTCTCGCCGCCAAATAGCGCCTGTTTCGGCTCCTGCAGCACGCGCGCGTCCAATGTGTAGGAGTTTGCGATGTAGGGCGGATTTGAGACGATGAGATCAAACTCGCCCGCTATCTCATCCGCGTAGGCGCAGTGCACAAACTCGACGTCCGCGCCTGAGCTTGCGGCATTTGCGCGCGCCACCTCAAGCGCATCCGCGCTGATATCGCTAGCCGCGATGCGGCAAGAAGGAAGGAGTTTTTTTAAGCAGATAGCGATTATGCCGCTGCCCGTGCCGATCTCGCAAATGCGCGGCTCGCCCAAGCTCTGCGCCAAAGCAAGCGTCTTTTTTACCAAAATTTCGGTCTCGCAGCGCGGTATCAGCACCCGCTCGTCGACGTAAAATTTAAAGCCCATAAACTCGCAGCTTTGCGTGATGTATTCAAGCGGGCGACCGTCTTTGAACTCGGCTATCTTGACGCGAAATTCCGCTTCATGCGCGAGCTCTTCCGAGCATCTTAGCACGAGCTGCTCGTCACTAAGTCGCTCACAGAATTTTAAAATTTCGCGCGCGACGTATTTCGAGCCGCACTGCCCCAACCCCCATCTTAGCGCCTCAGCGATCCTCATCAAGCTCTCTTATGCGCTCATACAGGCTCGGGTGCGAATGATACACCGCGGCGTAAATTTTATGAGCGATCGGAAACGCCTTATTTTCGCTGCCCAGTTTCTTTAGCGCGCCGATCATGCTCTTTTTATCCTGCATGCTCGCGCCATGTCGGTCCGCGCTAAATTCGTGCATGCGGCTAAGCTTGGAGATCACCGGCTCAAAAAACGCATGCAAAATCGGCGCAAACAAAATCATAAAAACCAGCGTCGCACCGCCGTCCGCGTTAAGTCCTAGCGCGCCGAACACGCCTGCGGGGAGGTTCCCAAATACCGCGAACGTCGCGCCCAAAAGCACGAAGCTAAGCGCTAAGCCTTTCAAAATGTCGCCGTGTTTGAAATGCCCGAGCTCATGCCCTAAAACGGCTAGAATTTCATCCTCGCTAAGCTTTTCGATGAGCGTGTCGAAAAGCACGACCTTTTTCGTCGCGCCGAAGCCGCCAAAATAGGCGTTTAGGCGCTTGTCGCGCTTGCTCGCGTCGATCGTGAAAACGCCGCTACTTTTAAAGCCGCAGCGCCGCAAAAGCTCCTCTATGCGCTCTTTTAGCTCGCCTTGCTCTAGCGGCTGCATCTTATTAAACAGCGGCGCGATAACGGTCGGATAGATCAGATTTATCAGTAAAACTATGCCGAAGCTTAGCAAAAAGCCCCAGACCCACCAGTGCGCACCCAGGCTATTTACGCAAAAAACGAGCGCAGAGGCTACCGCAAAGCCAAAAATTAGCGTGAGCGCGAGCGATTTTAGCGCGTCTTTTACGAAAACGGCGGGCGTTATCGTGGAAAAGCCTAAGCGCCTGTCTTTGACGAAGGTTTTGTAAATCTCAAGCGGAAGCGATATCGCGCCGCCGATGATTAAAAACGCCGTCACAAAGCAGCTCTGCGCAAAAATCCCGTCGCCCGTTAGATCATATATCGCGCGCTGTAACGCGCCCGCGCCCGCAAGTATCCAAATAAGCACCACCACAAAAGAGAAGCAGTGCGAAAATATATTAAATCTTAAATTTACCGCGCCGACCTCGCCCGCCTTGCGATAATCATCCTCGTTAAGCACCACCGCAGGCTCTTTTAGCTTGGCGCGGATGAAGCTTAGTTCGAGCAGATCAAGCGAAATTTTATAAATCGTGTAAAGCGCATATAAAAAGATCAAAAACCAAACCATCGCGCCTACTTTAGGCTCTCGGCAAGCGAAAGCACTTCGTAATATTCATTTTCCATACTGTTTAACGTTCCTCTTTTTTCTTCAAGTTCTTCAAAAAGCCCCTGCATACCGAGCTTTTGATAAATTTCAGGCGTCGAAAGCGCGTGATTTAGCTCCTTTATGCGCGCCTCGATAGCCTCGATTTTAGCGGGATACTCTTCTAAAATTTTATTCTGTTTGTAGCTAAGCTTCGCAGTGCTCGTTTTTTCCTTTTTGTTTTCGCGGCCGCCTTCGTCCGCGCTCGCGCTCGCGCCAGCGTCGGCTTCGATCTGATCAATCTCCGCCATCTCGTCTTCAAACTCCAGATACTGCGAATAGGGCATTTGAATTTGATCGATCGTGCCGTTTTTTTCAAAAACCCAAAGCTTATTCGTGATCTTATCGATGAAATAGCGATCGTGACTTACGATGATTACCGCGCCTTCAAAACTTAGCAGATAGTCCTCCAAAATATTGATCGTTGCGATATCAAGATCGTTCGTCGGCTCGTCCAAAATCAAGCAATCGTACTGCTCGGTAAAGAGCTTGGCAAGCGCCAGACGGTTCTTTTCGCCGCCGCTAAGAACGCCGACGGGCTTATCCAAAAACTCCTTCGGAAACAAGAAATTTTTCAAATACCCATATACGTGCATGTAGCTGCCGCGGACGCTTATGTGATCGCCGCCGTTGGGACAAAAAATTTCGATTATGCTTTTATCGTCCGTGATACCGCTTCGGGTCTGATCGAAGTAGCCGATCCTGATCTCGCCGCGTTTGATCTCGCCCGCATCGATCTTACTGCGACCGAGTAAAATTTTAAGCAGAGTGCTTTTACCCGCGCCGTTGACGCCTACGATGCCGATGCGCTCGCCCTGCAAAACCCGCGCCGAAAAGCCTTTAAAAAGCACCTTGCCGTTTAAAATTTTACCGATATTCGTGCATTCAAAAAGCATCTTTTTGCGATTGTCGCCGCCCGTGCCGTTAAAGCTCCTGCTCGCGCGCTCCAGCTCGAGCCGCACGCGACGGATCGCGCCCGGATTTTTCTTCGCATCCTGCCTCATCTGCATGATACGCGCCTTGCGCCCTTCGTTGCGCTTTAGGCGCGCCTTTACGCCGCGGTGCAGCCACTCCTCCTCGGCACGCAGCTGTTTAAGCAGCGTCTCGTGGGACTTTTCGAGCGAAGCAAGCATCTCCTGCTTGCGCCTCAGATAGTTCTCATATCCGCCGTCGAAATTTGAAATTTTACCCTCTTCGATCTCGATACTGCGCGTCGCCAAGCGGTCGATGAAGTAGCGATCGTGGCTGATAAAAACGATCGTCTGCTTCGAGCTAAGCAGCATGTCCTCTAGAAATTTCACCATATAGACGTCGAGGTGGTTCGTGGGCTCGTCCAGCAGCAGCACGTCGGGCTTTTTAAGCACCAGCGCACCCAGCGCCACGCGACGAATTTCGCCGCCGCTAAGCGTGCAGACGGAGCGGTTTTCGTAAATTTTAAGTCCGAAATTTTGCAGCACCTGCTCGATCTTATTATCGATCTGCCAGCCGTCCTTGGCCTCGATAAATTTTATCAGCTCGTCTTGGCGCGCTAAAAGCTCCTTGTTTTCGGGCTGGGCGGCGATTTCGCTCGAGATCGCGTCGTATTCGCTAAGGGCGGCGTAAATTTCAGCTAGCTCCCTTCGCAGCGCGTCTTTGACCGAGAGATTTTCGTCAAATTTAGGCGTTTGAGCGAGCATCTGGATGTTTAGCCCGTTTTGAGTGATCACGCGCCCCTCGTCGGTCTCGCACAGACCCGCAATTATCTTCATCAGCGTGGATTTGCCGCCGCCGTTTTTGCCGA
This window harbors:
- a CDS encoding YbgC/FadM family acyl-CoA thioesterase; this translates as MQIKIYYEDTDAQGIVYHANYIKFCERARSEALMQAGVDFARADAHFVVSELCAKFLRPARLGDTLEISTSLAALKNASALLRQEIYKIKDIKNMDFSELLYAQDVKIAFVKEGRPIKFSAEILEFFKSLR
- a CDS encoding uracil-DNA glycosylase family protein; the encoded protein is MQSSQLRRLLYYKAFGYRYVSAEILSGGARFFKALDALKSATAECNLCELAKTRTSSSEQNFKNFKTIKNFKTPANVKLMIVALAPSSSEGFGCGLEAEVAAALDQICAPKEIYFSFLIRCAVPQNRRISSEIILKCAPYLTDEIKILKPKIVLCLGELCCKIVLRNGDLAGMDVLHGSVFNEGGISFVPSFDPAFIAQNPSKAELFKEDLQKIKGLL
- the prmC gene encoding peptide chain release factor N(5)-glutamine methyltransferase, giving the protein MRIAEALRWGLGQCGSKYVAREILKFCERLSDEQLVLRCSEELAHEAEFRVKIAEFKDGRPLEYITQSCEFMGFKFYVDERVLIPRCETEILVKKTLALAQSLGEPRICEIGTGSGIIAICLKKLLPSCRIAASDISADALEVARANAASSGADVEFVHCAYADEIAGEFDLIVSNPPYIANSYTLDARVLQEPKQALFGGERGDEILKRIVLIAARRAKFLACEMGYDQKQSLSAFLREQGFRAEFYKDLAQFDRGFVARNLNRS
- a CDS encoding M48 family metallopeptidase; protein product: MVWFLIFLYALYTIYKISLDLLELSFIRAKLKEPAVVLNEDDYRKAGEVGAVNLRFNIFSHCFSFVVVLIWILAGAGALQRAIYDLTGDGIFAQSCFVTAFLIIGGAISLPLEIYKTFVKDRRLGFSTITPAVFVKDALKSLALTLIFGFAVASALVFCVNSLGAHWWVWGFLLSFGIVLLINLIYPTVIAPLFNKMQPLEQGELKERIEELLRRCGFKSSGVFTIDASKRDKRLNAYFGGFGATKKVVLFDTLIEKLSEDEILAVLGHELGHFKHGDILKGLALSFVLLGATFAVFGNLPAGVFGALGLNADGGATLVFMILFAPILHAFFEPVISKLSRMHEFSADRHGASMQDKKSMIGALKKLGSENKAFPIAHKIYAAVYHSHPSLYERIRELDEDR
- the abc-f gene encoding ribosomal protection-like ABC-F family protein codes for the protein MALIELIDVTKKFGSHVVLDGVNFALDANERVAVIGKNGGGKSTLMKIIAGLCETDEGRVITQNGLNIQMLAQTPKFDENLSVKDALRRELAEIYAALSEYDAISSEIAAQPENKELLARQDELIKFIEAKDGWQIDNKIEQVLQNFGLKIYENRSVCTLSGGEIRRVALGALVLKKPDVLLLDEPTNHLDVYMVKFLEDMLLSSKQTIVFISHDRYFIDRLATRSIEIEEGKISNFDGGYENYLRRKQEMLASLEKSHETLLKQLRAEEEWLHRGVKARLKRNEGRKARIMQMRQDAKKNPGAIRRVRLELERASRSFNGTGGDNRKKMLFECTNIGKILNGKVLFKGFSARVLQGERIGIVGVNGAGKSTLLKILLGRSKIDAGEIKRGEIRIGYFDQTRSGITDDKSIIEIFCPNGGDHISVRGSYMHVYGYLKNFLFPKEFLDKPVGVLSGGEKNRLALAKLFTEQYDCLILDEPTNDLDIATINILEDYLLSFEGAVIIVSHDRYFIDKITNKLWVFEKNGTIDQIQMPYSQYLEFEDEMAEIDQIEADAGASASADEGGRENKKEKTSTAKLSYKQNKILEEYPAKIEAIEARIKELNHALSTPEIYQKLGMQGLFEELEEKRGTLNSMENEYYEVLSLAESLK